TGACACTTTTGTAATCGGCTCCGGCAACCGTTTTGCGCATGCAGCCTCACTGGCAGTAGCCGAAGCGCCGGCCAAAGCATACAATCCCTTGTTCTTATATGGTGGTGTAGGTCTGGGCAAAACCCATTTAATGCATGCCATTGGGCACTATGTTCTAGAACATAACCCGAATAACAAGGTTATTTACATCTCATCAGAGAAATTCACGAATGAATTTATCAATTCGATCCGTGATAACCGCGGTGAAAGCTTCCGCAATAAGTATCGTAACGTTGACATTTTGCTTATTGACGATATTCAATTCCTCGCCGGAAAAGAGTCCACGCAGGAGGAGTTTTTTCATACGTTCAATGCGCTCCACGAAGAACGCAAGCAAATTATCATCTCCAGCGACCGACCGCCAAAGGAAATTCCCACACTGGAAGAACGGCTACGTTCCCGGTTCGAGTGGGGCTTGATTACGGATATTCAACCACCCGATCTAGAAACCCGAATTGCGATTTTGCGCAAAAAGGCGAAGGCAGAGAACCTTGATATCCCTAATGAGGCCATGATGTATATTGCTAACCAGATTGACACCAATATTCGTGAGCTGGAGGGTGCATTAATCCGGGTTGTTGCTTACTCTTCGCTAACTAACCAGGATGTAACCACTCATTTGGCAGCTGAAGCACTCAAGGATATTATTCCTTCCAGCCGGCCTAAGATGATTACCATCGCTGATATTCAGCAAAAAGTCGGTGAATACTACAATTTGCGCCTTGAAGACTTCAAAGCACGCAAACGTACCAAAGCCGTAGCGTTTCCACGTCAAATCGCAATGTATCTCTCCCGTGAACTAACGGATTATTCGCTCCCTAAGATTGGTGAGGCATTCGGAGGACGTGACCATACGACCGTAATTCATGCTCATGATAAAATTACACAGTCATTAAAGGTCGATCAGGAGTTGTACAAAGTGGTAAATAATCTTGCGGAGAAAATTAAAAATCCTTCCTAAGAGGAACAAAGAGCCTATACACAATCTATACACATGTGGGTAGGCTTAATTTTATGCTATTTGATAGGGTTATCCACATATTAGACGCCCCTACTACTAATACTATTAAATAACTATAATAATTCATCATGTAAAGACGCGTAATAAAGAGAAGCAAATACAACGAAATTCCCAATTTTTCAGCTAGGAGTGAAATCATGAAAATAAGCATTCTTAAAAATGAGCTCAACGAATCCATTCAACACGTATCCAAAGCTATCTCCAGTAGAACAACCATCCCTATTCTGACCGGTATTAAGCTGGAAGTTAGCCATCAAGGCGTCACATTAACTGCAAGCGACACCGATATTTCAATTCAATCGTTTATTCCAGCAGAGAATGACAGCCATACGATCGTGAAGATAGATCAGCCAGGAAGTGTTGTTCTTCCCGCTAAATTTTTCGTCGAGATTATTAAGAAGCTGCCCTCCAAAGAGATTCACATGGAAGTTAAAGAAGGATTCCAAACGTATATTTCTTCTGGATCCACTGAGATTCAGATCGTAGGTTTAGACCCTGAAGAATTCCCGGTGCTACCGAGTATTGAGGAGAACGATACGATCTCTCTACCAGGTGATTTGCTGAAAAATATGATTAAACAAACAGCCTTTTCTATTTCTACCCAAGAGACAACTCCAATATTAACGGGTATACTATGGAATCTGAGCGATAATGAGTTTAAGTTTACGGCGACTGACCGTCATCGCTTAGCAACAAGAGCTGCTAAACTTGAAGGCACGGAAAATGTCAATTTCGGAAATGTTGTTATTGCCGGCAAAACTCTTAATGAGCTCAGCAAAATTATTCCTGACCAAAATATGCTCGTTGATATTGTGGTTGCGGACAATCAAGTTCTCTTTAAAATCGACAAAGTACTGTTCTATTCACGGATCCTCGATGGAATTTATCCGGATACTTCTAGAATTATTCCAACAACCTACAAAACAGAACTAACTTTGGACACAAAAAAATTAAGTGAATCGATTGATCGCGCTTATTTGCTGTCCCGAGAAGAAAAAACAAATATTGTGCGCATGCAAACACTTGATCAAGGCGGCATTGAAATTTCTTCAAGCTCCTCTGAGCTTGGTAAGGTTCGTGAAGAACTTGAAGTGATCGATTTCAAAGGTGAACCACTCAAAATATCCTTCAACTCCAAATATATGCTCGATGTCTTAAAAGTTATTGAGAGTGAGCAGCTTGTAATAGCATTTACAGGGATGATGAGTCCGATCATTTTGAAGCCGCTAGATCAAACCAATAGCTTGTATATCATTCTGCCTTACCGTACAACAAATTAATGCCAACATTCATGAACATGTGGATAAGTGGCTGAAAGGATAAAAACCATGAAAAAAATACTTATCCACAGTGGATATATTAAGCTGGATCAATTCTTAAAACTTTCTGATTGTGTATCCACAGGTGGGATGGCTAAAGCTTTATTGCAGGAAGGACACGTACTGGTTAACGGAGAAGTAGAGGAACGGCGTGGAAGAAAACTTTATCCGGGTGATCAAATTGAAGTGCAGGATAACGGCACATTTCAGGTTGAAGGCGGAGGAGTTAAAGAGGAGTAGGCTAGGGGAGGAACCATTTCGTGTTTGTTAAAAATATCGGTCTGCAGCATTATCGGAATTACGGGCTGCTGCGTCTGGAGAGCCTGGGCGATGTGAATCTGATTCTGGGTCAGAACGCCCAAGGCAAAACAAACCTCATGGAGGCATTGTTCGTCCTGGCGATGACCAAAAGCCACCGCACCTCGAAGGATCGCGAACTTATCTCATTCGATGCCCCTGGAGACGCTGCTCAGATCATTGCTGAGGTAGAACGTAAGTACGGCGATCTCAAGCTAGAGCTCACCCTATCTGCCAAAGGTAAAAAAGCTAAGATTAACGGTTTAGAACAACGACGTCTTAGTGAGTTTGTTGGATCACTCAATGTGGTCATGTTTGCACCAGAAGATTTAGAGATAGTAAAAGGGACCCCTGGTATCAGACGGCGTTTTCTCGATATGGAGATTGGCCAAGTCCAGCCCAGTTATCTATTTCACCTCCAGCAGTATCAAAAAATCCTCTTACAAAGGGGCAATTTGCTGAAGCAGTTATGGGGGAAAGAAGCAGCGGGGAAAGAACTTCTGGAAATCTGGGATGCTCAACTTGTGGAGCACGGTGTTAAAATCGTAAAAAAAAGGAAACAATTCATAAAGAAGCTGCAAATATGGGCTGAAAGCATTCATCGGGGGATTACGAACGGAGGAGAAGAACTGAAATTGCTCTATGTCCCCTCTTTCGGCGATCGCGATGAGGAAGATGAAGCTGTCTTATTAGACAATTTTATGTTAAAGTTATCACAAACGAGAGAACAAGAAATCAGGCGCGGCATGACGCTGACGGGTCCCCATCGGGATGACCTGTCCTTTTTTATCAACGGAAGGGAAGCTCAGGTCTACGGTTCTCAAGGACAGCAGCGTACTACGGCTTTATCGCTCAAGCTGGCTGAAATCGAGCTGATCCATGAAGAAATCGGAGAATATCCTGTGCTGCTTCTTGATGATGTTTTATCCGAGCTTGATCCTTACCGCCAGACCCAGCTTATTGAAACCTTTCAAAGCAAGGTACAGACATTCATTACCGCTACCGGGATTGAGGGTCTGAATGCCGATAAATTAAAAGGCGCCAGCCTATATCATGTTCATGATGGAAAAGTGGAGTTATAAAGAGCGGAGGAAGATCATGTATATTCATTTGGGCGGGGAGAAGATTATTCGCTCTTCGGAGTTAATTGCAATATTTGATATTTCGATTGAGAAATCTTCCAAGGTATCTAAGCAATTCGTCATTCACTCCGAGCAGGACAAGAAGCTTGAGCGGATTGGTGAAGAGGAAGCAAAATCTATTGTCGTAACTAAAAATATCGTGTATTACTCCCCCATTTCCTCCTCCACTCTCAAAAAAAGAGCCAAAATTTTGCTCGAAATATAACTTGCGTTTAGTAACAATGAGATAATCTGAAAGAAGTAGGTGAAGGCATGTCAATGAATCAACCGACATATGATGAGAGCCAGATTCAGGTACTGGAAGGGCTGGAAGCGGTCCGGAAACGTCCGGGCATGTATATTGGTTCCACTAGTTCTAAAGGTCTCCATCACTTGGTGTGGGAGGTCGTGGATAATAGTATCGATGAAGCCCTAGCAGGTTATTGTGACCGGATTCAAGTGATTATTCATGAGGATAACGGGATTACTGTTATCGATAATGGACGTGGCATTCCTGTAGGTGAAAATGTAAAACTTAAGAAGTCGACGCTTGAAGTCGTAATGACAGTACTGCATGCAGGTGGTAAATTCGGCGGCGGCGGATATAAAGTATCAGGCGGCTTACACGGTGTGGGTATCTCCGTAGTAAATGCCTTGTCTGAGAAGGTAGTTGTTAATGTTAAGCGTGATGGCCATATCTACCAGCAGGAATACAGACGTGGTGTTCCTCAGTATGACATCAAAGTTGTCGGAAATTCAGATGAGACAGGTACGACTACAACTTTCCATCCAGACCCTGAAATATTTACCGAAACCACGGTCTTTGAATATTCGACACTGCTTACTCGTATTCGGGAGCTAGCTTTTCTTAACAAAGGAATTGAGCTTTCACTGCATGATGAGCGGACGGATGTCACCAATGTATTCAAATACGAGGGTGGTATCGTTGAATATGTGAAATATTTGAATGAGAAAAAAGAAGCGCTGCACGAGGAGCCTATCTACGTGGAAGGCTCACGAGATATGATCCAGGTTGAAGTAGCTCTCCAATATAATGATTCGTATACAGAGAACATCTACTCTTTTGCGAATAATATTAATACCCATGAGGGCGGAACGCATGAATCCGGCTTCAAAAGCGCTCTAACACGTATCATCAACGATTATGCCCGTAAAGCGGGTGTGCTGAAGGATAGCAATTCGAATCTGACTGGTGACGACGTGCGTGAAGGATTGACGGCGATTATTTCTGTCAAAATTCCAGAACCGCAGTTTGAAGGTCAAACGAAGACAAAACTCGGAAATAGTGAAGTACGCGGTATTGTAGAATCACTGTTCGGAGAGAAACTGCAGGAATTCCTAGAGGAGAATCCTGCAGTATCACGTCGCGTGCTTGAAAAGTCGCTTTCGGCTTCACGTGCACGAGAAGCTGCTCGTAAGGCTCGTGAGTTAACCCGTCGTAAGAGTGCACTTGAGGTCAGTGCACTGCCTGGTAAACTTGCTGACTGTTCATCCAAGGATGCGTCCATCAGCGAACTGTATATCGTCGAAGGTGACTCTGCGGGGGGATCGGCCAAGCAGGGCCGGGATCGTCATTTTCAAGCGATTCTACCGCTGCGCGGTAAGATCCTAAACGTAGAGAAAGCTCGCTTAGATCGTATTCTATCCAACGCAGAGATCCGAGCTATCATTACTGCTCTGGGTACAGGGATCAGTGATGACTTTGACCTATCGAAGGCTCGCTACCATAAAGTCGTTATTATGACGGATGCCGACGTGGATGGAGCTCATATTAGAACTCTGTTGTTAACATTCTTCTACCGTTACATGCGGAAGCTAGTAGATGCAGGCTATATCTATATCGCCCAGCCGCCACTGTTCAAGATAGAACGTAACAAAGTAATCCGTTATGCAGGCAGCGAGAAGGAACGCGATGAGATTATCGCTTCTTTTGGAGAGAATGTTAAGGTCAATGTCCAGCGCTACAAAGGTTTGGGTGAGATGAATGCTACCCAGCTGTGGGACACGACGATGGATCCTGAGGCTCGTATGATGTTACAAGTAACGATTGAAGATGCTATGCTCGCTGACAGTATTTTTGATACGCTGATGGGAGATAATGTTGAGCCAAGACGTGACTTTATCCATGAGCATGCGAAGAACGTCAGATACCTTGATGTGTAACAGTAACTTTTAACAAAACCTCCGGCTTCTATTCCTAACGGAATGAGAATGCTGGAGATTTTTTGGTTTCAGAGCTGATTTTAGGCTTTTGTGGATGGTTTGCTGCGGGTGGAGTATGGGGATTTTCTTGCTTTTACACGTCCGTATGCTACAGCATATC
The window above is part of the Paenibacillus sp. FSL K6-0276 genome. Proteins encoded here:
- the dnaA gene encoding chromosomal replication initiator protein DnaA, whose protein sequence is MDSHTSELWQQILSIIQTKLSKPSFDTWFKATKAITFNSQVLIISAPTTFAVEWLESRYTKLVGATVYEVTGKQVDVKFVIEESKPPELVVQQSAPTPVVSREEAQTHLLNPKYTFDTFVIGSGNRFAHAASLAVAEAPAKAYNPLFLYGGVGLGKTHLMHAIGHYVLEHNPNNKVIYISSEKFTNEFINSIRDNRGESFRNKYRNVDILLIDDIQFLAGKESTQEEFFHTFNALHEERKQIIISSDRPPKEIPTLEERLRSRFEWGLITDIQPPDLETRIAILRKKAKAENLDIPNEAMMYIANQIDTNIRELEGALIRVVAYSSLTNQDVTTHLAAEALKDIIPSSRPKMITIADIQQKVGEYYNLRLEDFKARKRTKAVAFPRQIAMYLSRELTDYSLPKIGEAFGGRDHTTVIHAHDKITQSLKVDQELYKVVNNLAEKIKNPS
- the dnaN gene encoding DNA polymerase III subunit beta — translated: MKISILKNELNESIQHVSKAISSRTTIPILTGIKLEVSHQGVTLTASDTDISIQSFIPAENDSHTIVKIDQPGSVVLPAKFFVEIIKKLPSKEIHMEVKEGFQTYISSGSTEIQIVGLDPEEFPVLPSIEENDTISLPGDLLKNMIKQTAFSISTQETTPILTGILWNLSDNEFKFTATDRHRLATRAAKLEGTENVNFGNVVIAGKTLNELSKIIPDQNMLVDIVVADNQVLFKIDKVLFYSRILDGIYPDTSRIIPTTYKTELTLDTKKLSESIDRAYLLSREEKTNIVRMQTLDQGGIEISSSSSELGKVREELEVIDFKGEPLKISFNSKYMLDVLKVIESEQLVIAFTGMMSPIILKPLDQTNSLYIILPYRTTN
- the yaaA gene encoding S4 domain-containing protein YaaA, which gives rise to MKKILIHSGYIKLDQFLKLSDCVSTGGMAKALLQEGHVLVNGEVEERRGRKLYPGDQIEVQDNGTFQVEGGGVKEE
- the recF gene encoding DNA replication/repair protein RecF, coding for MFVKNIGLQHYRNYGLLRLESLGDVNLILGQNAQGKTNLMEALFVLAMTKSHRTSKDRELISFDAPGDAAQIIAEVERKYGDLKLELTLSAKGKKAKINGLEQRRLSEFVGSLNVVMFAPEDLEIVKGTPGIRRRFLDMEIGQVQPSYLFHLQQYQKILLQRGNLLKQLWGKEAAGKELLEIWDAQLVEHGVKIVKKRKQFIKKLQIWAESIHRGITNGGEELKLLYVPSFGDRDEEDEAVLLDNFMLKLSQTREQEIRRGMTLTGPHRDDLSFFINGREAQVYGSQGQQRTTALSLKLAEIELIHEEIGEYPVLLLDDVLSELDPYRQTQLIETFQSKVQTFITATGIEGLNADKLKGASLYHVHDGKVEL
- a CDS encoding extracellular matrix/biofilm biosynthesis regulator RemA family protein, giving the protein MYIHLGGEKIIRSSELIAIFDISIEKSSKVSKQFVIHSEQDKKLERIGEEEAKSIVVTKNIVYYSPISSSTLKKRAKILLEI
- the gyrB gene encoding DNA topoisomerase (ATP-hydrolyzing) subunit B, whose protein sequence is MSMNQPTYDESQIQVLEGLEAVRKRPGMYIGSTSSKGLHHLVWEVVDNSIDEALAGYCDRIQVIIHEDNGITVIDNGRGIPVGENVKLKKSTLEVVMTVLHAGGKFGGGGYKVSGGLHGVGISVVNALSEKVVVNVKRDGHIYQQEYRRGVPQYDIKVVGNSDETGTTTTFHPDPEIFTETTVFEYSTLLTRIRELAFLNKGIELSLHDERTDVTNVFKYEGGIVEYVKYLNEKKEALHEEPIYVEGSRDMIQVEVALQYNDSYTENIYSFANNINTHEGGTHESGFKSALTRIINDYARKAGVLKDSNSNLTGDDVREGLTAIISVKIPEPQFEGQTKTKLGNSEVRGIVESLFGEKLQEFLEENPAVSRRVLEKSLSASRAREAARKARELTRRKSALEVSALPGKLADCSSKDASISELYIVEGDSAGGSAKQGRDRHFQAILPLRGKILNVEKARLDRILSNAEIRAIITALGTGISDDFDLSKARYHKVVIMTDADVDGAHIRTLLLTFFYRYMRKLVDAGYIYIAQPPLFKIERNKVIRYAGSEKERDEIIASFGENVKVNVQRYKGLGEMNATQLWDTTMDPEARMMLQVTIEDAMLADSIFDTLMGDNVEPRRDFIHEHAKNVRYLDV